In Spinacia oleracea cultivar Varoflay chromosome 5, BTI_SOV_V1, whole genome shotgun sequence, a single window of DNA contains:
- the LOC110799415 gene encoding aspartic proteinase 36 isoform X1: MLQLPPATAAFMFIIAVVVFPVTVVCSSFPAGVLQLERVFSLSEKIELEVLRARDAARHERILQGGGGGGGGGGGVGGVVDFAVQGSSDPYLVGLYFTRVRLGTPPREYNVQIDTGSDILWITCNSCIDCPRTSGLGVELNFYDITGSSTANAVSCSDPICTTMVPSASSQCSAETKQCGYSFQYGDGSGTSGFYVSDMLYFDMILGNSMIANSSASIVFGCSNYQSGDLTKSERAIDGIFGFGQQGLSVVSQLSSRGITPRSFSHCLKGGGNGGGILVLGEILDPSIVYSPLMPSQPHYNLDLQSIAVNGQLLPIDQSVFATSSNRGTIIDSGTTLAYLIEEAYDPLVEAVTGAVSQSTKPLTFKGNNCYKVLVSVSNLFPLVSFNFAGGASMVLRPEDYLVHMGFVDGAALWCIGFQKVQKGLGVTILGDLVLKDKIVVYDLAHQRIGWANYDCSLSVNVSVTFGRDEFINAGQLSVSNPSKNILFGFIPPLFEFLIAQIITFLLL, encoded by the exons ATGCTTCAACTTCCACCGGCTACGGCGGCGTTTATGTTCATAATCGCCGTCGTGGTGTTTCCGGTGACGGTGGTTTGCAGCAGTTTTCCGGCTGGTGTATTACAGCTTGAGAGGGTATTCTCGTTGAGCGAGAAGATTGAGTTGGAAGTTCTTCGAGCTCGTGATGCAGCGCGCCATGAGCGAATCTTGCAAGGTGGCGGCGGTGGTGGAGGTGGCGGTGGTGGGGTCGGTGGGGTTGTGGATTTCGCCGTTCAAGGTTCCTCTGATCCTTACCTTGTTGG GCTGTATTTTACAAGAGTGAGACTAGGAACTCCCCCAAGGGAATACAATGTGCAGATTGACACAGGAAGTGACATATTATGGATAACTTGCAATTCATGTATTGACTGTCCACGGACGAGTGGCCTTGGG GTTGAGCTCAATTTCTATGATATCACTGGCTCCTCAACCGCCAACGCAGTTTCTTGTTCGGACCCAATATGTACTACTATGGTTCCATCAGCATCATCTCAGTGCTCAGCTGAAACTAAACAGTGTGGTTACTCGTTTCAATATGGTGATGGAAGTGGGACATCTGGGTTTTATGTGTCTGATATGCTCTACTTTGATATGATTCTAGGGAACTCTATGATCGCTAACTCATCTGCCTCTATCGTTTTCGG ATGCAGCAATTATCAATCTGGGGATTTGACCAAGTCAGAACGTGCTATTGATGGGATCTTTGGTTTTGGTCAGCAGGGCTTGTCCGTTGTATCTCAATTATCTTCCAGAGGAATAACACCTCGGTCATTTTCCCATTGTTTGAAAGGAGGAGGAAATGGTGGTGGTATTCTGGTGCTTGGCGAGATTTTGGACCCAAGTATTGTTTATAGTCCACTTATGCCATCACA GCCTCATTATAATTTGGACCTCCAGAGCATCGCAGTTAATGGGCAATTATTGCCAATTGATCAATCAGTGTTTGCAACATCCAGTAACCGAGGAACAATTATTGACTCTGGAACAACACTGGCTTATCTAATTGAAGAAGCTTATGATCCTTTAGTCGAAGCG GTAACTGGTGCAGTTTCACAATCTACAAAACCTCTTACTTTTAAAGGAAACAATTGTTACAAGGTTTTAGTAAG TGTGAGCAATTTGTTTCCACTGGTAAGCTTCAACTTTGCGGGTGGTGCGTCTATGGTGTTGAGACCAGAAGACTACCTTGTACATATGGGCTTTGTC GATGGTGCCGCGCTTTGGTGCATAGGTTTTCAGAAGGTTCAGAAGGGCCTAGGAGTTACAATATTAGGAG ACCTTGTTCTGAAGGATAAGATCGTTGTCTATGATCTAGCTCATCAGAGAATTGGATGGGCTAATTACGACT GTTCCTTGTCTGTCAATGTATCGGTTACATTTGGCAGGGATGAATTCATTAATGCGGGGCAATTAAGCGTTAGCAACCCATCCAAAAATATTCTTTTTGGGTTCATACCTCCTCTCTTCGAGTTTCTTATTGCACAGATTATAACCTTTCTTCTCCTATAA
- the LOC110799415 gene encoding aspartic proteinase 36 isoform X2 has protein sequence MQRAMSESCKVAAVVEVAVVGSVGLWISPFKVPLILTLLGRLYFTRVRLGTPPREYNVQIDTGSDILWITCNSCIDCPRTSGLGVELNFYDITGSSTANAVSCSDPICTTMVPSASSQCSAETKQCGYSFQYGDGSGTSGFYVSDMLYFDMILGNSMIANSSASIVFGCSNYQSGDLTKSERAIDGIFGFGQQGLSVVSQLSSRGITPRSFSHCLKGGGNGGGILVLGEILDPSIVYSPLMPSQPHYNLDLQSIAVNGQLLPIDQSVFATSSNRGTIIDSGTTLAYLIEEAYDPLVEAVTGAVSQSTKPLTFKGNNCYKVLVSVSNLFPLVSFNFAGGASMVLRPEDYLVHMGFVDGAALWCIGFQKVQKGLGVTILGDLVLKDKIVVYDLAHQRIGWANYDCSLSVNVSVTFGRDEFINAGQLSVSNPSKNILFGFIPPLFEFLIAQIITFLLL, from the exons ATGCAGCGCGCCATGAGCGAATCTTGCAAGGTGGCGGCGGTGGTGGAGGTGGCGGTGGTGGGGTCGGTGGGGTTGTGGATTTCGCCGTTCAAGGTTCCTCTGATCCTTACCTTGTTGG GTAGGCTGTATTTTACAAGAGTGAGACTAGGAACTCCCCCAAGGGAATACAATGTGCAGATTGACACAGGAAGTGACATATTATGGATAACTTGCAATTCATGTATTGACTGTCCACGGACGAGTGGCCTTGGG GTTGAGCTCAATTTCTATGATATCACTGGCTCCTCAACCGCCAACGCAGTTTCTTGTTCGGACCCAATATGTACTACTATGGTTCCATCAGCATCATCTCAGTGCTCAGCTGAAACTAAACAGTGTGGTTACTCGTTTCAATATGGTGATGGAAGTGGGACATCTGGGTTTTATGTGTCTGATATGCTCTACTTTGATATGATTCTAGGGAACTCTATGATCGCTAACTCATCTGCCTCTATCGTTTTCGG ATGCAGCAATTATCAATCTGGGGATTTGACCAAGTCAGAACGTGCTATTGATGGGATCTTTGGTTTTGGTCAGCAGGGCTTGTCCGTTGTATCTCAATTATCTTCCAGAGGAATAACACCTCGGTCATTTTCCCATTGTTTGAAAGGAGGAGGAAATGGTGGTGGTATTCTGGTGCTTGGCGAGATTTTGGACCCAAGTATTGTTTATAGTCCACTTATGCCATCACA GCCTCATTATAATTTGGACCTCCAGAGCATCGCAGTTAATGGGCAATTATTGCCAATTGATCAATCAGTGTTTGCAACATCCAGTAACCGAGGAACAATTATTGACTCTGGAACAACACTGGCTTATCTAATTGAAGAAGCTTATGATCCTTTAGTCGAAGCG GTAACTGGTGCAGTTTCACAATCTACAAAACCTCTTACTTTTAAAGGAAACAATTGTTACAAGGTTTTAGTAAG TGTGAGCAATTTGTTTCCACTGGTAAGCTTCAACTTTGCGGGTGGTGCGTCTATGGTGTTGAGACCAGAAGACTACCTTGTACATATGGGCTTTGTC GATGGTGCCGCGCTTTGGTGCATAGGTTTTCAGAAGGTTCAGAAGGGCCTAGGAGTTACAATATTAGGAG ACCTTGTTCTGAAGGATAAGATCGTTGTCTATGATCTAGCTCATCAGAGAATTGGATGGGCTAATTACGACT GTTCCTTGTCTGTCAATGTATCGGTTACATTTGGCAGGGATGAATTCATTAATGCGGGGCAATTAAGCGTTAGCAACCCATCCAAAAATATTCTTTTTGGGTTCATACCTCCTCTCTTCGAGTTTCTTATTGCACAGATTATAACCTTTCTTCTCCTATAA